The uncultured Desulfuromonas sp. genome has a segment encoding these proteins:
- the nadA gene encoding quinolinate synthase NadA yields MAEQQIKQEILRLAKERDALILAHNYQRDEIQDIADITGDSLALSIEAAKTEKKVIVFCGVHFMAESAAVLAPDKTVLLPNRQAGCPMADMVNPQDLQAMRDQHPGVPVVAYVNTSAATKALSDICCTSANAVQVVSSLPDKEVILVPDRNLGSYIASNVDKVCHLWPGYCPVHDKLTVEQVKTCREQHPDAVCLAHPECPPQVLQQVDHILSTGGMLEFVRNSATQKFIIATERGILCQLRKENPDKEFFFPDYEFICEDMKLTTLEQVLTCLQTMQPQITVADEISVAARRSLERMLAIPRD; encoded by the coding sequence ATGGCTGAACAACAGATCAAACAAGAGATTCTCCGGTTGGCCAAAGAGCGCGATGCGCTCATTCTTGCCCATAATTATCAGCGGGATGAAATTCAGGATATTGCTGATATCACAGGCGATTCGCTGGCGTTATCCATTGAAGCGGCAAAAACCGAGAAAAAGGTGATCGTTTTCTGTGGCGTTCATTTTATGGCGGAAAGCGCCGCGGTTCTGGCTCCGGACAAAACGGTCCTGTTACCGAACCGGCAAGCGGGCTGTCCCATGGCCGACATGGTCAATCCGCAGGACCTGCAGGCGATGCGAGATCAGCATCCGGGCGTTCCGGTTGTCGCCTATGTCAATACCAGTGCCGCCACCAAGGCGTTGAGTGATATCTGCTGCACCAGTGCCAATGCGGTTCAGGTGGTCAGTTCGCTGCCCGATAAGGAAGTGATTCTGGTTCCGGATCGCAATCTGGGCAGCTACATTGCCTCCAATGTCGACAAGGTCTGTCACCTGTGGCCCGGCTACTGTCCGGTGCATGACAAGCTGACCGTAGAACAGGTCAAAACCTGTCGCGAACAACATCCGGATGCGGTGTGCCTGGCGCATCCCGAATGTCCGCCACAGGTTTTACAACAGGTCGATCATATTCTGTCGACCGGCGGTATGCTGGAGTTTGTCCGCAACAGTGCGACACAGAAATTTATCATTGCCACGGAACGGGGAATTCTCTGTCAATTGCGTAAGGAGAATCCGGACAAAGAGTTTTTCTTCCCTGATTATGAATTTATCTGTGAAGATATGAAGCTGACGACTCTTGAACAGGTGTTGACCTGCCTGCAAACCATGCAGCCGCAGATTACCGTTGCCGATGAGATCAGCGTGGCGGCACGAC
- the pal gene encoding peptidoglycan-associated lipoprotein Pal translates to MKTFKLLCLFALILILAAGCAKPVTEDTGTEDACKVTDVAPTTEAVPSYTDSSVTETVVEPVAAPVLGTIYFEFDQYTLSAEARDTLAENMRYLQANPGTTLVIEGHCDERGSDEYNLALGERRAVAAQQYLTSMGVATDRLSTISYGEEKPVDPASTEEAWAKNRRAEFVPKP, encoded by the coding sequence ATGAAAACATTTAAGTTACTGTGCCTTTTTGCGCTGATCCTGATTCTCGCAGCCGGCTGTGCAAAACCGGTCACTGAAGACACGGGCACTGAAGATGCCTGTAAAGTAACAGATGTGGCTCCCACAACCGAAGCCGTCCCCAGCTACACGGATTCCAGCGTAACGGAAACGGTTGTTGAACCAGTTGCCGCTCCGGTTCTCGGCACGATTTATTTTGAATTTGATCAATATACCCTGTCTGCGGAAGCCCGCGACACCCTAGCTGAAAATATGCGCTACCTGCAGGCCAACCCCGGAACAACTCTGGTGATTGAAGGCCATTGTGACGAGCGCGGTTCGGATGAATACAACCTGGCTCTCGGCGAACGTCGTGCCGTTGCCGCCCAACAATACCTGACCTCCATGGGGGTCGCAACGGATCGCCTTTCCACCATTTCCTACGGTGAAGAAAAACCTGTCGATCCGGCCAGCACCGAAGAGGCCTGGGCCAAAAATCGTCGTGCTGAGTTTGTACCCAAACCTTAA
- the ybgF gene encoding tol-pal system protein YbgF, whose translation MRLCSYLTVIGILLLCGCVPLQQTTSNQGAEINTLKQRLAALEQRSTTQTTSTDSVQLRNIARQQANLKAELDTLRVDLQSLTGRMEDQQHGIMQLREELTLAQNDLSLRVAALEQAQNQSPVPPAPQPPSTTAQPPVLETPEPVAPVVEQPAVEATAVTSQDQPEELYHQALQLVQQGTDFTRSRELFRQFIQTYPQHDLAVNALYWIGETLYGDKQYESAILQFQDVIQKYPNHPKMPAALMKQGLAFYALGDVRNAKIILQKVVDNYPQTPEADKAQERLNSWQ comes from the coding sequence ATGCGCCTTTGTTCTTATCTCACTGTAATCGGCATTCTACTACTGTGCGGCTGTGTTCCTCTGCAACAGACAACCTCCAATCAGGGGGCTGAGATCAATACCCTGAAGCAGCGCCTGGCCGCCTTGGAACAACGCAGCACAACCCAAACCACATCAACGGACTCCGTTCAATTACGCAATATCGCTCGTCAACAGGCCAACCTGAAGGCAGAGCTCGATACATTGCGCGTTGACCTGCAAAGCCTGACCGGACGGATGGAAGACCAGCAACATGGCATCATGCAGTTGCGCGAAGAACTCACTCTGGCACAGAACGATCTCAGCCTGCGTGTTGCCGCTTTGGAACAGGCCCAGAACCAATCACCAGTCCCGCCGGCACCGCAACCGCCCAGCACCACCGCGCAACCTCCTGTGCTGGAAACGCCTGAGCCCGTTGCACCTGTTGTTGAACAGCCTGCTGTTGAGGCAACGGCCGTCACCTCACAGGATCAACCTGAGGAGCTGTACCATCAGGCGTTGCAACTGGTTCAACAGGGAACGGATTTCACCCGGTCACGCGAGCTGTTTCGCCAGTTTATTCAAACCTACCCGCAACACGATCTGGCCGTTAATGCCCTGTACTGGATTGGCGAGACCCTCTACGGAGACAAACAGTACGAAAGTGCCATCCTGCAATTTCAGGATGTGATTCAAAAATACCCCAACCACCCCAAAATGCCTGCGGCTCTGATGAAACAGGGGCTGGCCTTTTATGCATTGGGCGATGTACGCAATGCGAAGATTATTCTTCAAAAGGTGGTCGACAACTATCCCCAGACCCCGGAGGCCGACAAAGCCCAGGAACGTCTGAACAGCTGGCAATAA
- the hslO gene encoding Hsp33 family molecular chaperone HslO yields MSDQLIRVLSHDKQIRASFAVTTELTKEICLLQQTDPTASVALGRLTTAAALMGSLLKGEQRLGLTIEGNGPLKKLQAETDAHGVVRATIKVPQCHLPPVDGHFNVAGAIGKAGFLHVTKDLGMKEPYQGMVQLVTSEIAEDIAHYFSTSEQTPTSMALGILLDRSAHVAASGGYFIQALPDCPDEILESLDNHLANLPPISSLIREGVSPIELAQQVLNDSHFKLQDTVDLHFRCNCSRRHVLAMLAGLPGEELEALARRSEDTEITCEYCKKSYRFTPQELSHIAQAKSMKDK; encoded by the coding sequence ATGTCTGATCAACTGATCCGTGTGTTAAGTCACGACAAACAGATTCGCGCGTCGTTTGCCGTCACCACGGAATTGACCAAAGAGATCTGCCTGCTCCAGCAGACCGATCCAACCGCCAGTGTGGCCCTGGGCCGCCTGACCACAGCCGCCGCATTGATGGGCTCCTTACTGAAAGGGGAGCAACGTCTCGGCCTGACCATTGAGGGCAATGGACCATTAAAAAAACTCCAGGCGGAGACCGATGCCCACGGTGTCGTTCGCGCCACCATTAAGGTGCCGCAGTGCCATCTGCCACCGGTCGATGGCCATTTCAATGTTGCCGGCGCCATCGGTAAGGCCGGCTTTCTTCATGTCACCAAAGATCTCGGCATGAAGGAGCCGTATCAGGGCATGGTCCAATTGGTCACCAGTGAAATTGCCGAGGATATCGCCCACTATTTCTCCACGTCGGAGCAAACGCCCACCTCAATGGCCTTGGGTATTCTGTTGGATCGCTCGGCGCATGTGGCCGCCAGCGGGGGCTACTTTATCCAGGCCCTGCCTGATTGTCCTGACGAGATTCTTGAGTCTCTCGACAACCATCTGGCGAACCTGCCACCCATCTCTTCGCTGATTCGCGAAGGTGTCTCTCCCATTGAACTGGCCCAACAGGTGCTCAACGACAGTCATTTCAAACTCCAGGACACCGTTGATCTTCACTTCCGCTGCAATTGCAGCCGTCGCCATGTGCTGGCCATGTTGGCCGGCTTGCCCGGCGAGGAGCTGGAAGCCTTAGCCCGGCGATCGGAGGACACTGAAATCACCTGTGAGTATTGCAAGAAAAGCTATCGGTTTACACCTCAGGAACTCAGCCACATCGCTCAAGCCAAGAGCATGAAGGACAAGTAA
- a CDS encoding response regulator, protein MAKRKKFGEVLVDEGVINEKTLQSALAQQAGTGKRLGQILEEQKVISERDIALVLARQFGLKTVKNIADHNFPDKILDLVDSEKALQKLIFPLKVEDKTLYLAMVNPLDMETLDTLSFGTGLRIVPYLTTTQEIHAAINKHYMKSIQVPTEGKWWRIMVVDHQLPTLVAAVSALSQEGFDVVQCGNAIEAVPMAVQAHPHLIITEANMPKISGTDLFNSLKKNPQTASIPVIALSGRATAKEEAQLLDMGFIDFIAKPINAIRLSARIKRVLKLLYEDLSAPPTRRR, encoded by the coding sequence ATGGCAAAGCGAAAAAAATTCGGTGAAGTGCTCGTTGACGAAGGTGTCATCAATGAAAAAACTCTGCAAAGTGCTTTGGCTCAGCAGGCCGGCACAGGAAAACGCCTGGGACAGATTCTCGAAGAACAAAAGGTCATTTCCGAGCGAGACATTGCTCTGGTTCTTGCCCGACAATTCGGTCTGAAGACCGTTAAAAATATTGCTGACCACAACTTTCCGGACAAGATTCTCGATCTTGTCGACAGCGAAAAAGCACTGCAGAAATTGATCTTCCCTTTAAAGGTCGAGGACAAAACCCTCTATCTGGCCATGGTTAATCCATTGGATATGGAAACCCTTGATACCCTGTCATTCGGCACCGGCCTGCGCATTGTTCCTTATTTAACCACCACCCAGGAAATACATGCGGCCATCAATAAGCATTACATGAAATCGATTCAGGTTCCTACTGAAGGAAAGTGGTGGCGCATTATGGTGGTGGACCATCAACTGCCGACATTGGTAGCGGCCGTCTCGGCTCTCAGCCAGGAAGGCTTTGATGTCGTTCAGTGCGGTAACGCCATCGAAGCCGTGCCGATGGCCGTTCAAGCCCATCCCCACCTGATCATTACTGAAGCCAATATGCCTAAAATAAGCGGCACGGATCTGTTTAATTCCCTGAAAAAAAATCCCCAGACTGCAAGCATCCCGGTTATCGCCTTGTCGGGGCGGGCAACCGCCAAAGAGGAAGCCCAACTGCTCGATATGGGCTTCATTGATTTTATCGCCAAACCAATCAACGCCATCCGGCTGTCCGCCAGGATCAAGCGGGTGCTGAAATTGCTCTATGAAGATCTCAGCGCTCCTCCGACACGACGGCGCTAA